One window from the genome of Bradyrhizobium sp. 4 encodes:
- a CDS encoding transposase — protein sequence MGLDSKKDVHLDGSTRGSVSRLEVLEGPSGRRVRSEAERARIVAESLLPGAQVSEVARKHGATRWQIYDWRRRLRQRGVLPPREVSQPTFAPLVVEGALEERQVPAIKLEIAIGDVVLRTDTAIDGEQLSRVIRAMRASR from the coding sequence ATGGGATTGGACAGCAAAAAGGACGTCCATTTGGACGGCTCAACGAGGGGATCGGTGAGCCGGCTGGAGGTTCTTGAAGGACCATCGGGGCGCCGCGTACGTTCGGAAGCTGAGAGAGCTCGGATCGTCGCCGAGAGTCTGTTACCCGGTGCCCAGGTGTCCGAGGTGGCGCGCAAGCACGGAGCGACGCGCTGGCAGATCTACGATTGGCGACGGCGGCTTCGGCAACGAGGCGTGTTGCCGCCGCGCGAGGTATCGCAGCCGACATTCGCGCCGCTAGTCGTGGAAGGTGCGTTGGAGGAGCGTCAGGTTCCGGCGATCAAGCTTGAGATCGCGATCGGCGATGTCGTGCTGCGGACGGACACAGCCATAGATGGCGAGCAGCTGTCCCGTGTGATCCGCGCGATGCGAGCGTCACGATGA
- a CDS encoding cation acetate symporter produces MANNSLSIGFFFAFMVLTLLITYWAARRTRTTEHFFAAGGEITAWQNGWALAGDFLSAAALLGIAGIVTSNGFDGMVYSIGWLVGWPIILFLIVEPLRNVGKFTFADVVAYRLSQKPVRLAAAVGTLAVILFYLIAQMVATGSLIKLLFGLPYTWSVALVGAAMLIYVLFGGMLATTWVQVVKAALLLAGGVILAVLVLMHFEMNPLKLFAAAAEKYGTRVLQPGSKVVSGQWDAISLGLGLMFGTAAMPHVLMRVYTVRDSKAARLSILYATGLIGFFHLMVFIIGFGAMVLVGPEAVMKAGGGGNMAAPLLALTVGGDAFFGFICAVAFATMLAVVAGLTLSGVATLCHDVWTNVVRHGTASEAEQLKVARIATVAISVLAIVLGITFEGQNVAFMAGLAFSIACAANFPSLVLAIIWRRFTTPAAVASIMIGTLSSLVLIALSPTIQVDVLGKPLAQVSGAWWFVSLRNPAIISMPLSFAVAIAVSLLTRETNADGRFDEMQHRILFGRSRTMPQSAE; encoded by the coding sequence ATGGCCAACAACTCGCTCTCGATCGGCTTCTTCTTCGCATTTATGGTCCTGACGCTCCTGATTACTTACTGGGCGGCGCGGCGCACCCGTACCACGGAGCACTTCTTTGCCGCGGGCGGCGAGATCACTGCATGGCAGAATGGCTGGGCGCTCGCTGGCGACTTCCTCAGCGCGGCCGCGCTGCTCGGCATTGCCGGCATTGTCACCTCGAATGGCTTCGATGGCATGGTCTACTCGATTGGATGGCTGGTCGGCTGGCCGATCATCCTCTTTCTGATTGTCGAGCCACTGCGCAATGTCGGGAAATTCACGTTCGCGGACGTGGTCGCCTATCGGCTCAGCCAAAAGCCGGTGCGGCTCGCCGCGGCGGTCGGTACGCTGGCGGTGATCCTGTTCTACCTGATCGCCCAGATGGTCGCGACCGGATCGTTGATCAAGTTGCTGTTCGGCCTGCCCTACACTTGGTCGGTGGCTTTGGTCGGTGCTGCCATGCTCATCTATGTGCTGTTCGGCGGCATGCTCGCCACCACCTGGGTGCAGGTGGTGAAGGCGGCGCTGCTGCTCGCCGGCGGAGTGATCCTGGCAGTCCTGGTCCTGATGCATTTCGAAATGAACCCGCTCAAGCTGTTCGCCGCAGCGGCGGAGAAGTACGGCACAAGAGTGCTGCAGCCAGGTTCGAAGGTGGTTTCGGGGCAATGGGACGCGATCTCACTCGGCCTCGGGCTGATGTTCGGCACCGCGGCGATGCCGCACGTCCTGATGCGGGTATACACGGTTCGGGACTCCAAGGCCGCGCGACTATCGATACTTTATGCCACCGGGCTGATCGGCTTCTTCCACCTGATGGTGTTCATCATCGGCTTTGGGGCCATGGTGCTGGTCGGCCCGGAGGCGGTGATGAAAGCCGGCGGTGGCGGCAACATGGCTGCACCTCTGCTCGCCCTCACAGTCGGCGGCGACGCCTTCTTCGGTTTCATCTGCGCAGTTGCGTTTGCCACCATGCTGGCGGTGGTGGCAGGCCTCACGCTTTCCGGTGTGGCTACGTTGTGCCATGATGTCTGGACCAACGTCGTTCGCCACGGTACGGCATCGGAGGCTGAGCAGCTCAAAGTGGCGCGGATCGCCACCGTTGCCATCTCGGTGCTGGCAATCGTGCTCGGCATCACCTTCGAAGGCCAGAACGTGGCCTTCATGGCCGGGCTCGCCTTCTCCATCGCCTGTGCCGCCAATTTTCCATCACTGGTCCTCGCTATCATCTGGCGTCGCTTCACGACGCCAGCGGCCGTCGCTAGCATCATGATCGGCACGCTAAGCTCGCTGGTGCTCATTGCGCTGTCACCGACCATCCAGGTCGATGTGCTCGGTAAGCCGCTGGCCCAGGTGAGCGGCGCCTGGTGGTTCGTCTCGCTGCGTAACCCGGCCATCATCAGCATGCCGCTATCGTTTGCCGTGGCGATCGCGGTGTCGTTGTTAACGCGGGAAACGAACGCGGATGGCCGCTTCGACGAGATGCAGCATCGCATCCTGTTCGGGCGCTCAAGGACGATGCCGCAATCGGCGGAGTGA
- the tnpB gene encoding IS66 family insertion sequence element accessory protein TnpB (TnpB, as the term is used for proteins encoded by IS66 family insertion elements, is considered an accessory protein, since TnpC, encoded by a neighboring gene, is a DDE family transposase.), which translates to MIAAGADLKIYIATRPIDFRCGHDGLAAKVQEMLRLDPFSGAAFVFRSKRADRIKILVWDRTGLVLVHKRLEGCKFVWPTIADGVIRISPAMFAALFEGLDWRLVRPEEARRPQAAG; encoded by the coding sequence ATGATCGCGGCCGGTGCCGATCTGAAGATTTACATCGCGACGCGGCCGATCGACTTCCGCTGTGGCCACGATGGGCTTGCGGCGAAGGTGCAGGAGATGCTTCGTCTCGACCCGTTCAGCGGCGCAGCCTTCGTGTTCCGATCGAAACGAGCGGACCGGATCAAGATTTTGGTCTGGGATCGAACGGGTCTGGTGTTGGTGCACAAGCGTCTTGAAGGTTGCAAGTTCGTTTGGCCAACGATCGCAGACGGCGTGATACGGATATCGCCGGCGATGTTCGCAGCCCTGTTCGAGGGGCTGGATTGGAGGTTGGTCCGCCCGGAAGAAGCGCGGCGTCCCCAGGCGGCTGGATAA
- a CDS encoding transposase domain-containing protein translates to MLASIVATCKLNDVNPAAYIAETLETIIDGHPHSRIEDLMPWRFRKTSSQPQ, encoded by the coding sequence TTGCTCGCCTCGATCGTCGCCACCTGCAAGCTCAACGACGTCAACCCGGCCGCCTACATCGCCGAAACACTCGAGACGATCATCGACGGCCATCCCCATAGCCGCATCGAAGACCTCATGCCGTGGCGATTCCGCAAAACGTCAAGCCAGCCTCAATAG
- a CDS encoding Fic family protein, whose protein sequence is MSAEFSGSVNVFHDRRLPEPAVPAGYAALIDTYKLAVPVPRTLSAIGARHRIIEQDGWRIYTPRHAPQASLEGHLTFALKNEGVDLSVLKRLFLVVNEGDIAELVRQKPTGIYTRRIWFLYEWLLGCELNLSLTDKVSYVDAIDTDLQFGGIGTNSARHRVRNNLPGTPEFCPLVFKTAALNQFLAQNWKERARAVVSEVPKDLLARTAAFLLLKDSKSSYIIEGERPPQDRIQRWGRAIGEAGRAPLDEREFLRLQGIVIGDERFVKLGFRQEGGFVGEHDRDTQRPIPDHISARHEDIASLMAGLIAFDLAAENELDPIIAAAVLAFGFVYIHPFEDGNGRIHRYLMHHVLARRGFNPAGVHFPVSSAILDRITEYKGVLESYSSRLLPCVQWEATPKNNVKVLNDTGDFYRFFDATPHAEFLYECVRQTIELDLPNETSFLRNFDMFRSGVENIIDMPERTLNNLFGFLRQNQGRLSKRARENEFAELTQDEVVKLEQLYADSFGQSGALSD, encoded by the coding sequence GTGAGCGCAGAATTTTCAGGATCGGTGAATGTTTTTCACGATAGGCGATTGCCTGAGCCCGCTGTCCCCGCGGGTTATGCCGCGCTCATCGACACTTACAAGCTGGCCGTGCCGGTCCCCCGCACCCTTTCGGCCATCGGAGCCCGGCACCGTATCATTGAACAGGATGGTTGGCGGATCTACACGCCTCGCCATGCTCCCCAGGCCTCGCTTGAGGGACACCTGACTTTTGCCCTCAAGAACGAAGGAGTCGATCTTTCCGTCCTGAAGCGGCTTTTCCTAGTCGTTAACGAGGGTGACATCGCGGAGCTTGTCCGGCAGAAGCCGACCGGCATTTACACACGACGCATCTGGTTTCTGTACGAGTGGTTGCTTGGCTGCGAGCTGAATCTGTCGCTTACAGACAAGGTCTCATATGTAGACGCCATCGATACCGACCTCCAGTTCGGAGGGATTGGCACGAATTCCGCCCGGCATCGCGTTCGCAACAACCTTCCCGGCACCCCGGAATTTTGTCCGCTCGTTTTCAAGACGGCCGCGCTGAACCAATTTCTCGCGCAGAACTGGAAGGAGCGGGCGCGCGCTGTCGTCAGCGAAGTCCCGAAGGATTTGCTCGCGCGCACCGCCGCCTTTCTGCTGCTGAAAGATTCAAAGTCTAGTTACATCATCGAGGGAGAAAGGCCGCCTCAGGATCGCATTCAAAGATGGGGACGCGCCATCGGCGAGGCTGGGCGCGCGCCGCTCGATGAGCGGGAGTTTTTGCGCCTGCAAGGCATCGTCATCGGAGACGAGCGTTTCGTGAAGCTCGGGTTCCGGCAGGAAGGAGGCTTCGTCGGAGAGCATGACCGCGATACACAGCGCCCTATCCCGGACCATATCAGCGCGAGGCATGAAGACATCGCCTCTCTTATGGCAGGATTGATCGCATTCGATCTCGCCGCCGAGAACGAGCTCGATCCCATTATCGCGGCGGCGGTGCTCGCGTTCGGCTTTGTTTATATCCATCCATTCGAGGACGGCAACGGACGCATCCATCGATATCTGATGCATCATGTCCTCGCGCGGCGCGGATTTAATCCGGCCGGGGTCCATTTTCCAGTGTCATCGGCGATTCTTGACCGGATCACCGAGTACAAAGGCGTGCTGGAAAGCTATTCCAGCAGGCTACTTCCGTGCGTTCAATGGGAAGCGACCCCAAAGAATAATGTGAAGGTTTTGAACGATACCGGCGATTTCTACCGCTTCTTCGACGCCACCCCGCATGCGGAATTTCTCTACGAATGTGTACGCCAGACGATTGAGCTGGACCTTCCGAATGAGACGAGCTTCCTGCGCAACTTTGATATGTTCCGATCCGGAGTCGAAAACATCATCGACATGCCCGAGCGAACGCTCAACAACCTGTTTGGCTTTCTGCGACAGAATCAAGGAAGACTTTCAAAGCGGGCACGAGAGAACGAATTCGCCGAGCTCACTCAAGATGAAGTTGTGAAACTTGAGCAATTGTACGCGGACTCATTCGGTCAAAGCGGAGCCTTAAGTGACTAA
- a CDS encoding DUF485 domain-containing protein, which translates to MDAQTSVNSGVAPRSVTLARRRLRIALLLCATMITIYFGFMALFAFDKPLLGTVLAPGLSLCIVLGPLVIVSSFLLCLIYVLWANRVFDASLRDLER; encoded by the coding sequence ATGGACGCGCAGACTTCCGTCAATTCCGGCGTCGCGCCTCGTTCTGTCACCCTCGCGCGGAGGCGCCTCCGGATCGCGCTGCTGCTTTGTGCGACGATGATCACGATCTATTTCGGCTTCATGGCATTGTTCGCATTCGACAAGCCGCTTTTGGGCACTGTGCTTGCGCCCGGGCTCTCGCTTTGCATCGTGCTCGGCCCTCTCGTCATCGTTTCATCGTTCCTGCTCTGCCTCATCTATGTGCTGTGGGCGAACCGGGTATTTGATGCCAGCCTTCGTGACCTCGAACGATAG